The window TGTCAGCACTATTATCGTTCGATGGATGCGCAGTGTGTATCGTGAAGCAACAGGTGTCGAGCAAAATTTTCAACAGACTACAGACGGGTATTACCTATGCGAGCTAAATTACCGTTTAATTAAATGAGCCGAATGTTTGTCTCATAGAAAGGGTAATAAAAGGTTTCAAACTCCTACACTTCCTTGATTCTAGAGCTACCGGTTTTTCAACTAACGAGgtatataatattatagaaaGCTAACAAGTTTTTAaccaattagaaaaataaaaggtctttctttctttctttctttctttttttttcgttttttttttctttttttttttttttcaaacggcAGACATTTAAAAAGGAACGTTGAAAATGATTCCAAATGCGTGAAAATACTTGTGGAATTTGCTTTTCCCCGCATTGCCTGGAGCAGACGAAAACAGCCACGCTGTGTCTCCTGGGTATTTCATGACACAAATATCTTGCCGGCATGTTGGAATTCAGCTTTTCCTTTTTCGCCTGTCCCGACGAACCacgctctcttcttcttcttctcttaaaATCTCCTCTGTCACTACTGATGGAAACATCCTGCGCGTGTCCGTCTTTCTACCCCGATTAAAATCAGGTAACTGTGTAATCAGCGTAACGCAATTGCCAATACTCGTGGCATCAGAAATGTCGTTTTTCAACTCGTTCAGCTTGTTGGCTTAATAAGATTAGCTCGACAGAATACTTAAGTATGATAATATAAGTTGATAATATTGCATAATACAGGTATAACTAGTTTGAGGTTGCTTGAAACAGCTAGTGGCTTGATGATCGACGGAGAGAGAATTTCTTGAAAAAACACGAGTCAgatgaaagtaagaattccGTTTGGCAAAGGGAAGCGAATTCAACCGAGATTTAGAGAATTTGCAGCGGGTCGGTAGAAATTTGATTCGCTGTTACAAATTTCCGCATCGAATTTTCCTGCCCACACCTGgttatttacattttcatcaTTTGCGTGTCGACGAAGAACCGCGCGATACGCTTTGGCAAACTGTGCAGAGAAAATTGTCAGACTTATAGAAGGTGTATTACTTAGATTTAGGTATCGAAGGTTTAGGGAGAGAATATCGATTTTGTTGGGATAGGAGGATCGCGTTAACCGTGTTGTTTCCTTTTGATTGATGTTTCGCTCACCTGCCACGTTGTGTTGCCAGTTGCCAGTTGCCAGTTGCCAGGTGCGAAAGAAACTACGGAAGAAAGGGaagcaaattattaaatattctatcTAGCAGTTTATTTCTCTCCGATGGCCTTTTGCCAAGTGCGAATTGCACGCGAACAGTTTCTACCCTCTTCGCTCTTTAGTTTTATACGATCGAGCAAACGGTTCTCCAGATTCGCTAGCAAATTTTTCTCTCTCATAGGTACCTACATAAATGGGCGTTTATATGGAAGATAATAGGTATACACGTACATTTCACAGTGTTAAGTTTCTAATAATAAGTGAAGTAATGTGCGAAAAGTGGTCGACGGTAAAGCAAATGGATTTTCTatgattttgtaaatttcaagAAAGATTGAAAACAACACTTGCAGGAAGCTGACCGTAGTAGAGTGTAGAGTGTAGAGTGTagaatgtacatacatacatacacatatgtacatacttTGGGAGCGTGGCACGCGCAGAACCGGCTAATTATGTGCCACTCCTACGTTCCACGCGGCACAGGTGTCCACCGTTTCTTTACTCATTGCCAATTCCGTCATCTAACGGGTGCCAAATCGAGTAGATCTAACTTTCTTGTAAAAGTTTACCTTTTCTATATTataagtttctttctttttctttctttttctttctttttctttatttattattgaagCAATACTCCTTGTGCACGTATCAGTGTTAAAATCTATATGAAAATCATATTGAAATGATTAATTGTAAGTAGGTAAGTTGATTAGCGAAGAGATTTTTCTTGAATGAAAAATGGGTGAAATAGTCTCAGGTTTAAATAAAGAACGACGGTTCTCGCGAATAGCAAGGAcgcttttattctttttcaccGTTTTCCGAAAGAAAAAGGGGGCGAAGAATGAATCGAATCGATCGTGACGGGTGTAAAAAATGATTGttataattatatgtatttgAATGAATCTCGGACAAGCGATGCCAGGTTCCTCGGTCTTATATGTATCATCAGAACAGAACTTTGTCTCCATTAATCGCATTCCCACCCGCTCATCTGTAATTCAATAATTCGAAACATTTTCTCTTACCGACGCGAAACTGCAGGAAACATCGTATTTGGAGACGATCCAAATCGTTTATCCACGAAACTAGACGTATTTTTTCGACAATTTCAATATGTAGATATCTGATTCTCGTTCTTCTTGGTTCGTCAACGCGTAAACACTTAGTTGGTGTTATAGTTACATCAAGTCAAGTCTACTTGTTAGTCTGTAACAAGAAAACCTGGCACCCACAGGTAGGCCTTGCCAGGAGGATGGGGGCGCACGATGGGGGAGTGCCATTGCTCTAACATCGCTATCATGCAGCTGTTCCATGAGCTGAAGCAGCAGTTCCCTGCGCTCCCTGATCACGTCGTATCCCAGTGCATCGCCCAGGTATTGTCCTCCGTTATTCTCACGACGagcatgaaattttataaatcctTCCCTAACGCTTCAGGAACGAGACTCCCCCATTGTACAGTTTAGAAAGATTTCGCTCATCCTTTCTAACGACTAACCAAACAATTCTATTACGAACATCTAAATCCATCGCATTCtactttctttcctctctttgcACGAGCGTGGAACCTGTGTGTTGCAAACATTTTTTCTGAAACAATGCTATCCATTAATCAGCAACGATTGAACGAACTAAAAATTTCATCTCTAGTTTTAGGGGTTGGGAGTTCTGAATTTTCTAGCCCTATACTTGTTTCAACATTTCAACAAAGTTTAATCAatgtaagtatgtatgtatgtatgtaagtagCGTAAGGTTTCAGGTTTGATGTAGCTAGAAATTTCAGAACTATCCCAGTACCGATGATACTCTGATAAAGTATACCTGAAAGACATACATAGTTGAACCGAGCAGAGTGTTAACCTGTTAATTATAACCTTGTAAACTCGTATCACGAATTTCTACGCGACAATTCAATCCACGCTTAACGGGTTAGCGCTACATCTGTTCTCTTCCTTTGCCTAGAACGCGTCGATCACCAGTCGTCGGTGTTACGACTATCGGAAACGATCGTTGCGATCTAGAAGAAGTCGACTTTTGCTAACCGATGACGGGAAATTGGCTGACCCAGGTGTGCGTGTGTGCGTTGCAGAACAGCCACGATCGGGAGACATGCGCGAGAAGCCTTCGTGCCACCCAACAGTCACGACAGTCTCCGGGCGCGTTTCCTCCGGCGGCACTTTGCAGTCTTcttcaacagcaacagcagcagcaacaacaacaacaacaacaacaacaacaacaatcacCAATGAAACAATCGCAACGAACTGGCACGAACAACAACGCGCGACCACACAGGCCATCCTCGTTGGACATCGGTATGGCACGACGCTGTCCTGTCAGCTGTACACGAGCCACCACTATTTCAGCTGCTAATTCAGCCATCCCTTCTTCAGCACCAGCCGCGTGCACAACACGCGGTTTCTTCGACGATTGCGACGCGAATTGCGCGAACAAAGTTAAGAACGCGGCCAACGAGCCAGCTGGATTCGAGCTGAACGTGAACGTTGCCTGTAGTCCTGCTGGTAATCGCGGTACGCATACGTTTAGGTTCAATGAAAAATGCAAATGCTTATTAGGTAAATTCTTCCGTGTATGCATCGATCCCAATCACGTGCCGATTAGTTTACTTAAGGTTATTTCTTTACGCTATTCATGGTATAATTGGTAAAAATTGGTAAAAATTGGTAAAAATTGGTAAAAATTGGTAAAAATTGGTAAAAATTGGTAGACTTTCGAACGGTACCTACGATTGCTGGTGCCTGTAAACGAAGCGATCTCGTCCTCGATCCACCAACGCATTACGCAGAGTCTTTATTGAACGTGGAGAAGACAGGGCCGCAGATCGATCATACTCGAAGCTACACGTCGGTTAGCCTGACGTTGAGGCCACCATCCTCGGAACCACAACCACCGATCGACATAAGATCGCAGGGCTCGAGTTTGACTTACTCGAGCTCTTCTTTGGATCCTCGGGGTTTTCAAAGTCGTCTGCAAATCAGCATCGGCGCAGGAGCCGTTGGCAGTGTAGCGGCTGCAAGGATAAGACCGCCGATGGGCTCCAACAGGCTGAACAGGCCCAACAGCTTGATACCACCGGTACAACAAACCGGTCCGCAAAGGCCACCAGGTTTGTCTATTACCATTTTTTATCTATTATtcagaagaaagagaaacgttatgaaaaatttcaggtCTTCCAGCAGGACCACCTAGTCAATTACCAAggccgacgacgacgatgagcGCCCCAACCACACCCTCCGTTCCATCGACAACCAACATCGTTCCTCCTACTACAAGCCTTCCAACCACACCGTCAGCACCGACAACGACGACCTCGCCACCCTCTAGTCCCCTTGGCGAACGGATACAAACCAATTccgatcagaatcgatcgcctTTCAATCAAGGTATCTCTATttgacaataataataattaataataataataataacattgtatCCGCTAATGTATCTGCGAGCAGCATACTACGGTCGCGTCGCGCGTACTACGCCCACGCATCCAACACCGAGAACGATATTTACGCATTCCTGACCCCACGCTCCGTCTATAGATAGCCTCGGTTGCGGTTACTCTACGTGTGGACCACCTGATCCGTTTTTCCTTCTCGTCAGCGGGCTAACATCATCTCGATCTTCTTGTTGACGCCTTTCCTTTCATTGCCTTTCATTGCCTTTCATTGCATTTCCTTACCTCTGTAATCACCCGCACGCGACCAAAATCAAACAACCACGACACGTGTATGTAATCCTTGGATGAAAAATCCTTTGTCACTCTAGAAATTGACTGGCTCATTTTCGAATGTACCGTGGCTAGATTTCACTTTCCTGCAGCCTATGAGTTGTAGCGTCATAAATAATCTTTTACCGTTTCATTATTATACTCGTATTCTTCTCTAACTTACTCGTCTAACGTTTAAATTGCCTTACCGTATACAATATGTATATCATTTCCTGAAACTACCTGTCTACCTATAATATAATAGTATCGCAGGGATAAGATAACGATTACATCGTTCGTGAAACTAGAGATAGATTTTCTAAAACTAATTATAGCGACACTTTCCCACTCTAAAAATGGTGTCGTACGTTGGATTATATTACCTCTGACTGCTTgtgtttcttcttctctcttatGCGTTCTAATTTTTAACTCTTACtattaatgttaatattattgttacagTGGCGGAGCACCAAAGGAGATTGGTTGCAGAACAATTAGCTAGAAAAGACAAACTCGCCAGGGAATTGAAGGCCGAGAAAGGACGACTCGAAGCGATGAAGAAGGAGCTGCAATCTCTCTCGAGGCCCTTCGATTCTTCGATGCCGCCTCAAGTACAATACCCATGCTTTCGATAACTTGTTACCTATTTTTTTATCTTGTCATTGCAACGCAAAATATTGTAGTAATCGGTGCTTTTATTTACCAGgagttaaagaaaaaattaagaagcgagatatatcaattgCAAGTAGAGTGCGATAGACTCGCGGAAGAAGTGGATCGCTGGTCGGATCTAAGAGGTAGCTAATCGTTTACACCTTTATTTAATTATGTCGTTTCGAAACtattttttctttagaaaatggCTGTTACGTTGTTTATTTTCAGTGCCGTTGGGTGAAACAAACGAAAAATTTTATCAGCACATTTACACAGGTCAACCCTTACCCTCCAGGTCTACCAGTTCGAATCCACCTCCTCCTTTACCAAGCCAGCCACCTGCCTGGCAACCAGAACTCACCGGAAACAACGACACGGACGAACGAGACGGCCCTTCTTGGATCTGCAGAATGTGTACGTTTAAGAATCATCCGTTGATGAACAAATGCGAGCAGTGCGACATGCCCAGGCTATTGGATCACGGAAATACAGGTACGACTTCTCGAAAATCGATCGATCATCTTGCGACCTCGTTAATTCGTTTGGACGTCGATCAACTACCACCTccgccgtcgccgtcgccgtcgccgtcgccgtcaCCGTCACGACCGGAATCGTAAAAAAAAAGCTGCCTTAAGCCTTAACAGCATGTGTCTTTGTTTTTGGATGAAACAAGTTATTTTCTAGCAAACAAGAAAATAACAATCTCCTACCCTCTGGTTCGAGCAGAGTGGATGTTTTACGCTTGGACACACTGTGATGATGCGCGCAACCAAAGTTGATATTTTATCATTGTAAGATATTCCATGTATCGACCGCCGCGCCTTTACGATATCTTTTAACTatcgtataaataataaatttaaatatggcGCATGTTATTTTCTCATTAATTTAATCACGTCTAATTTAGCacgtatttttattcaaatgttattattaatcatttttacattgcCGAGCTGTCTTGTCTTTTTACGCATTATACTTAACACAAGTTGACGATCACGCAACAAAAAGTTTTATGGATAGAAATTGGTAAGTAAACAAATTATTcagatatatgtatatggatAGAATTGTGCAATTATGCCTGTTACTTTCACTTGTACAGTAATGGAACTTGTACGATTTGCAGGCGAAACGCAAGATATTCATATACGAGTTACGCATCATCACAACTTTTCACCAAGTCGTGAGTATTCGGTGTTTAAAGGAACTAAAGATTACGTAAAACTGTACGTAATGTAAAagagttttatatttttcaggaacGGTGCACAGTTGGGTGGTATGACGCGAACTgcattagaaatttgaaaaactgTATATAAAATcatcatttaaattaaataaaaagtcgTAATTGACAGAGTACGAAAGAAAAGCACAAGTTTCAATGATTAAATTCAGTgtaagttttttctttttttcatcattatttttattattatttacggtgatgtacattatatttaaaagtaatatactttagtaataattaaaattatatataaactgAATCTGAATTTAAAGATCGCAATCACCGTGACACGAAATGTACCATCTGCACTTATAATTACTAAATAATACCAACAAATTATCAGTAGTTTGACACCTATTTGTATCAGTTTTGACATActatttaaaatacaagttatTTGTAGTAAGTTTATTAgtgtaatatattttctttgccATTATATAGCTGTACCCCTTTCCAGATTCAACTTTGTTTCACGCGTGTATTCTCCATAAAATCTTTCCAATTTTTGATTGAATTTAGCATTACGTTCGTTGATGTAATCGATATCGGCATCGTCGTTGTGCATTCTTCTTCTGCTGTACTTGTCCCTCTTTGCAATCCTAAAAAGAAAGAGATGcatgaaaattgatgaaaataccggcgtaaaaataatgttatttttctttcttttccaacAATCTACTAACTGTTTCTCTAAATCTTGAACCATTTTATCAATAGCCTCTTTTTTATCTTCGTGAAGACCATGCAGTATGGTGTTTCTGTCTCCATAGAAAGCTGGACCTAATTTTTCTCTGGCCTCGTCGTAACAGTCCATATTtggtttaatattttttactaaTCTATTGTACTGTCTGATGGCTGCTTGTTCATAATCAGAGAAACCTGGATCTGGAttttttttattcctctttttccttGCTATACGTTCTGCCTCTGTTGCATCGATGTGAAGTAATTTCGTTCGTTCGTAATCTTCCCCCTAACAAATATGTATGTAAACGGTTAATTAATGCGTTATAAATGCACTTTTTCAGTAGTAAATGGAGGGATAGTAACTTTTTCTTGTGCTATTTTTTTTGCAGCTTCATCCTGCATCATCCATTCTGCTTGCCTCTTACGTGATTCCCAGTTCGAAGGAAGCTTACTTCTTTTGTCCTCTTCTATAACCTCTTTATGATTCTGCTGTCTGGCCTCATTCTATGAAATCAAGGCAttatatttataagaaataCACAATCCAGCAGGTAGgtttgaaaaatcaaagaaacaaATAGGAATGATAGGAATGTAAAGTGTAAAGGTTAGAACATCTAACATTTCCTACTTACTCTCTTTCCATGCAGCTCTCGCAAACGCTTCATTCGTTCCCTATGCTTTTCTGTGGCTGATTTTTCACTCTCCTTTTCCATTATAATTTTCGAGGTCAGATTAAAACGCGATCGTTTATCAAATTCAGTTACGTTCAACCAGGTTGATTCTGATTGGAAATAAACACGTAATAATGCTTCATGTTTTCACGAAAGTTTTAACAGATGTCACCACGATACGGTTCGTGGAGAAAAAAGGTGATGAATTCGAAAATTAACcgtaagaatgaaaaaaataaagaaaaagcaaCGTTGACGTTTCTGTATCGTGAATGTATGTATAATACGCGATATAACCAAAACTAGTGTTTTGTTCATGAACCATGCAATGTATgcaaatgtatgtatgtattgttGCTCGAACGCACGTGAGCCACGTGTCTATGTCTATGACGTTGTCACTGTTCTTTGGATTGATGTGCGTTACTTTTATCACGAGTGAAGCGTTAAAATTTTTCACTCCTTTAAGATggattatgaaatattttctttgattATGCTGCTGACACGGATGCTTTAAAAGGAAattgtatgtatacatacatatattgagATATATGTGGATGCATTTAAAATATGCATTGTTTCTCTTTAGAATGTATGCCATGTGACGTTTGGTTTTCAACGATCAACAGTTTAGATCGAAAACAGATTTACACGAATGGCAATATTAATTGAGAGAAAGCATTTTTACTGCTTTCATTTTAACCAAATATCGTCAAATTGACAATAGTATGTGATACCTTACTAGTATTGGTTACATggcaaaagaaaggaaaaaagcgTTTTCTGTCGAGATACCCGATCAAAGATACTCGAAAAGATCGTAAAAGGTGCTCGAACAAAATGAACAACCAAACGATTATTTATTGGAACGAAGAACATAAGTTAAGGAATATTTTCCATCTTAACGATAAGGTTCAGTACTTTTCTTTGAAAGACGTAggattttgattttatttattgttgaaGTAACAGTCGATAATCCGTTTGGTAAACAATGAGATTGAAACTGTTTATATCGATGATCCATTTGATCATTGGTACTTTGTATATCCATGTTGTCGGAGAAAGCGCAGCAGAGTCCCGAACAAAATCAAATCATGTTCAGCCACCTTTGGACCGAGAAGTAAgttgatttcttcttttaaacttTTCTGTATGAAACGTtggtaataaaatacttattaGAAATGTTTTTACAGTACAAACACAGACAAAATACAGAATTGATACCAGAACAAGACGATCCTTTGCTGATGTTTTCCACGTTAGATGGCTCGCTGATAGGTATAGAACAACGTTCTGGAAAGGTGCTTTGGCGGCAAAGCGATGGTACTGTAAATAGGtataattaatcgaataaaTGATTTCTCGATTTCGCTTAGTACAACTTGAAAATCTGTGTTCCAGAACCAATCGTCAAGGTACCGGTAGATCTAGCGACAACTTCTACGTATGTATTTTCCTAATTTTCACTTGGATAATATCGTCAAGTTTTTCTTCGTGTCTAATATCTGTTTGTTTGTTTATTACAGACCTATGTTTTTACCCGATCCAAAGGATGGTTCTTTATACGTATTTGGAGCAGAAACCGAAGCAGTGAAAAAACTACCATTTACCATTCCTCAACTCGTAGCGAATAGTCCTTGCCGTAGTAGCGATGGAATATTGTATACCGGTAGAAAGATAGATACCTGGTTCGGTGTCGATCCCCGAACTGGCGAAAGGGAACAACTTCTTGGATTCGATAAGGTTAAAAATACTTGTCCCGTCGAGATGCAGAATGCTGTCTTCGTTGGACGCACTGAATATAACATCATTATGGTGGATAGCAAACAAAAGAATCGCAAATGGAACGTTACGTTTTACGATTATTCTGCTACGAAAATGGAACCCGATGGGATAGAAAATTACGGTTTAGTAGCGATACCAGTCTAATAATAACAACGATAACATCGGTACAGAGAGtacgaaattcttttttttttttttttttttttttcttctttcccttaCAGAGATGGTTCACTTTACGACGAGTGCGACCGGACGCATCGTCACCGTAGACAGAAGATTGGGGGTCGTCCTATGGGAACTCGATGTACAGAGTCCAGTAATAGCGGTGTATATCGTAAGGGAAGACGGTTTGCTAACAGTTCCCTTCACTAGCGTTGCTGACGAAACTTTGGATCTGCTTCTGAAACGTTTTGCAAAAAAACCGAGCGACATTCAGTTATTGTcagtaatgaaatgaaatgaaatgaaatgtatcTGTTGTAATATGTTTTAGCGAAGAtggtaatttttgtttttctcgGTGGTAGTCCAACGTTATACATTGGTCAGCACAGGCACGGACTTTACGCTCTACCATCTCTGGTCGATTCAACAACGGCTACGGTATCTAGTAACATTGGACAGTTATTGTTGGAGGGTCCGTTATCGGTTCCTCGATTGGGTGAAAACGGGAACGGGAACCGGAACCGGAACCGGAACCGGAACACACCTTTATCGAACGATCGCGTACATGcggccaccaccaccaccaccgatACCGTTGCTCAGATGGGGTATCAAACTGTCATAAGATTAGGTATCGGTTTACTACGgtactataaccacataattggataaa of the Osmia lignaria lignaria isolate PbOS001 chromosome 7, iyOsmLign1, whole genome shotgun sequence genome contains:
- the Tab2 gene encoding TAK1-associated binding protein 2 isoform X1 — protein: MGECHCSNIAIMQLFHELKQQFPALPDHVVSQCIAQNSHDRETCARSLRATQQSRQSPGAFPPAALCSLLQQQQQQQQQQQQQQQQQSPMKQSQRTGTNNNARPHRPSSLDIGMARRCPVSCTRATTISAANSAIPSSAPAACTTRGFFDDCDANCANKVKNAANEPAGFELNVNVACSPAGNRDFRTVPTIAGACKRSDLVLDPPTHYAESLLNVEKTGPQIDHTRSYTSVSLTLRPPSSEPQPPIDIRSQGSSLTYSSSSLDPRGFQSRLQISIGAGAVGSVAAARIRPPMGSNRLNRPNSLIPPVQQTGPQRPPGLPAGPPSQLPRPTTTMSAPTTPSVPSTTNIVPPTTSLPTTPSAPTTTTSPPSSPLGERIQTNSDQNRSPFNQVAEHQRRLVAEQLARKDKLARELKAEKGRLEAMKKELQSLSRPFDSSMPPQELKKKLRSEIYQLQVECDRLAEEVDRWSDLRVPLGETNEKFYQHIYTGQPLPSRSTSSNPPPPLPSQPPAWQPELTGNNDTDERDGPSWICRMCTFKNHPLMNKCEQCDMPRLLDHGNTGETQDIHIRVTHHHNFSPSRTVHSWVV
- the Tab2 gene encoding TAK1-associated binding protein 2 isoform X2, which encodes MGECHCSNIAIMQLFHELKQQFPALPDHVVSQCIAQNSHDRETCARSLRATQQSRQSPGAFPPAALCSLLQQQQQQQQQQQQQQQQQSPMKQSQRTGTNNNARPHRPSSLDIGMARRCPVSCTRATTISAANSAIPSSAPAACTTRGFFDDCDANCANKVKNAANEPAGFELNVNVACSPAGNRDFRTVPTIAGACKRSDLVLDPPTHYAESLLNVEKTGPQIDHTRSYTSVSLTLRPPSSEPQPPIDIRSQGSSLTYSSSSLDPRGFQSRLQISIGAGAVGSVAAARIRPPMGSNRLNRPNSLIPPVQQTGPQRPPGLPAGPPSQLPRPTTTMSAPTTPSVPSTTNIVPPTTSLPTTPSAPTTTTSPPSSPLGERIQTNSDQNRSPFNQVAEHQRRLVAEQLARKDKLARELKAEKGRLEAMKKELQSLSRPFDSSMPPQELKKKLRSEIYQLQVECDRLAEEVDRWSDLRVPLGETNEKFYQHIYTGQPLPSRSTSSNPPPPLPSQPPAWQPELTGNNDTDERDGPSWICRMCETQDIHIRVTHHHNFSPSRTVHSWVV
- the LOC117609510 gene encoding pre-mRNA-splicing factor SYF2, giving the protein MEKESEKSATEKHRERMKRLRELHGKRNEARQQNHKEVIEEDKRSKLPSNWESRKRQAEWMMQDEAAKKIAQEKGEDYERTKLLHIDATEAERIARKKRNKKNPDPGFSDYEQAAIRQYNRLVKNIKPNMDCYDEAREKLGPAFYGDRNTILHGLHEDKKEAIDKMVQDLEKQIAKRDKYSRRRMHNDDADIDYINERNAKFNQKLERFYGEYTRETKLNLERGTAI